The following are encoded together in the Cynocephalus volans isolate mCynVol1 chromosome 4, mCynVol1.pri, whole genome shotgun sequence genome:
- the RELT gene encoding tumor necrosis factor receptor superfamily member 19L isoform X1: MAMAPESQHLCARRLVTTQGLMTMKLSPLCWPLSCLLVLLLWPLATPTSMSPWQCPPGEEPNLDPGQSTLCRSCPLGTFSASWGSSPCQPHTRCSLQRRLEAQVGTATQDTLCGGCQSGWFGPLEVPHVPCQLCSWAPLGTHGCDTWGRRARRGVEVAAGASGRGETRQLGNGTRAGGPEETAAQYAVIAIVPVFCLMGLLGILVCNLLKRKGYHCTAHKEVGPGPGGGGSGINPAYRADDANEDTIGVLVRLITEKKENAAALEELLKEYHSKQLVQTNYRPVPRLPPAPSRMPHICPHGHHLHTVQGLASLSGSCCSRCSQKKWPEVLLSPEAAAATTPTPSLLPNSARAPKAGRQGEITILSVGRFRVARIPEQRASSAASEVRTITEATPSGSDPPNFPQPGLPPEQRALLGSGGSHTKWLKPPAENKAEENRYVVRLSESNLVI; encoded by the exons GCTGGTGACCACCCAGGGTCTGATGACAATGAAGCTGAGCCCGTTGTGCTGGCCCCTGTCCTGCCTCCTTGTG CTGCTGCTCTGGCCTCTGGCCACTCCAACATCAATGTCCCCTTGGCAGTGCCCACCCGGAGAGGAGCCCAACCTG GACCCGGGGCAGAGCACATTATGCAGGTCCTGCCCCCTGGGCACCTTCTCAGCCTCATGGGGCTCCAGCCCGTGCCAGCCCCATACCCGCTGCAGCCTTCAAAGGAGGCTGGAGGCCCAGGTGGGCACAGCGACTCAAGATACATTATGTGGAGGATGTCAGTCTGG GTGGTTTGGCCCTTTGGAGGTACCCCATGTTCCATGTCAGCTGTGTTCCTGGGCACCTCTGGGTACTCATGGCTGTGACA CGTGGGGGCGGCGGGCCCGACGTGGCGTGGAGGTGGCAGCAGGGGCCAGCGGCCGTGGGGAGACGCGGCAGCTTGGGAACGGCACGCGGGCGGGCGGCCCTGAGGAGACGGCTGCGCAGTACGCGGTTATTGCCATCGTGCCCGTCTTCTGCCTCATGGGGCTGCTGGGCATCCTGGTGTGTAACCTGCTCAAGCGGAAGGGCTACCACTGCACGGCCCACAAGGAGGTCGGGCCTGGCCCTGGAGGTGGAGGCAGCG gGATCAACCCCGCCTACCGGGCTGATGACGCCAACGAGGATACCATAGGGGTCCTGGTGCGTCTGATCACAGAGAAGAAAG AGAACGCGGCggccctggaggagctgctgaaaGAGTATCACAGCAAACAGCTGGTGCAGACAAACTACCGGCCTGTGCCCAG GCTGCCACCGGCCCCCTCAAGAATGCCACACATCTGCCCACATGGCCACCACCTCCACACTGTGCAGGGCCTGGCCTCACTCTCTGGCTCCTGCTGCTCCCGCTGTAGCCAGAAGAAGTGGCCTGAGGTTCTGCTGTCCCCTGAGGCTGCAGCTGCCACCACTCCTActcccagcctcctccccaaCTCGGCCAGGGCTCCCAAGGCAGGACGCCAGGGCGAGATCACCATCTTGTCTGTGGGCAG GTTCCGTGTGGCTCGAATTCCCGAGCAGCGGGCAAGTTCAGCAGCATCTGAGGTGAGGACCATCACAGAGGCCACACCTTCAGGGAGTGATCCCCCCAACTTCCCACAACCTGGCCTCCCCCCTGAGCAGCGGGCACTGCTGGGAAGTGGTGGAAGCCATACGAAGTGGCTGAAGCCCCCAGCAGAGAACAAGGCTGAG gAGAACCGCTATGTGGTCCGGTTAAGTGAGAGCAACCTGGTCATCTGA
- the RELT gene encoding tumor necrosis factor receptor superfamily member 19L isoform X2 has protein sequence MTMKLSPLCWPLSCLLVLLLWPLATPTSMSPWQCPPGEEPNLDPGQSTLCRSCPLGTFSASWGSSPCQPHTRCSLQRRLEAQVGTATQDTLCGGCQSGWFGPLEVPHVPCQLCSWAPLGTHGCDTWGRRARRGVEVAAGASGRGETRQLGNGTRAGGPEETAAQYAVIAIVPVFCLMGLLGILVCNLLKRKGYHCTAHKEVGPGPGGGGSGINPAYRADDANEDTIGVLVRLITEKKENAAALEELLKEYHSKQLVQTNYRPVPRLPPAPSRMPHICPHGHHLHTVQGLASLSGSCCSRCSQKKWPEVLLSPEAAAATTPTPSLLPNSARAPKAGRQGEITILSVGRFRVARIPEQRASSAASEVRTITEATPSGSDPPNFPQPGLPPEQRALLGSGGSHTKWLKPPAENKAEENRYVVRLSESNLVI, from the exons ATGACAATGAAGCTGAGCCCGTTGTGCTGGCCCCTGTCCTGCCTCCTTGTG CTGCTGCTCTGGCCTCTGGCCACTCCAACATCAATGTCCCCTTGGCAGTGCCCACCCGGAGAGGAGCCCAACCTG GACCCGGGGCAGAGCACATTATGCAGGTCCTGCCCCCTGGGCACCTTCTCAGCCTCATGGGGCTCCAGCCCGTGCCAGCCCCATACCCGCTGCAGCCTTCAAAGGAGGCTGGAGGCCCAGGTGGGCACAGCGACTCAAGATACATTATGTGGAGGATGTCAGTCTGG GTGGTTTGGCCCTTTGGAGGTACCCCATGTTCCATGTCAGCTGTGTTCCTGGGCACCTCTGGGTACTCATGGCTGTGACA CGTGGGGGCGGCGGGCCCGACGTGGCGTGGAGGTGGCAGCAGGGGCCAGCGGCCGTGGGGAGACGCGGCAGCTTGGGAACGGCACGCGGGCGGGCGGCCCTGAGGAGACGGCTGCGCAGTACGCGGTTATTGCCATCGTGCCCGTCTTCTGCCTCATGGGGCTGCTGGGCATCCTGGTGTGTAACCTGCTCAAGCGGAAGGGCTACCACTGCACGGCCCACAAGGAGGTCGGGCCTGGCCCTGGAGGTGGAGGCAGCG gGATCAACCCCGCCTACCGGGCTGATGACGCCAACGAGGATACCATAGGGGTCCTGGTGCGTCTGATCACAGAGAAGAAAG AGAACGCGGCggccctggaggagctgctgaaaGAGTATCACAGCAAACAGCTGGTGCAGACAAACTACCGGCCTGTGCCCAG GCTGCCACCGGCCCCCTCAAGAATGCCACACATCTGCCCACATGGCCACCACCTCCACACTGTGCAGGGCCTGGCCTCACTCTCTGGCTCCTGCTGCTCCCGCTGTAGCCAGAAGAAGTGGCCTGAGGTTCTGCTGTCCCCTGAGGCTGCAGCTGCCACCACTCCTActcccagcctcctccccaaCTCGGCCAGGGCTCCCAAGGCAGGACGCCAGGGCGAGATCACCATCTTGTCTGTGGGCAG GTTCCGTGTGGCTCGAATTCCCGAGCAGCGGGCAAGTTCAGCAGCATCTGAGGTGAGGACCATCACAGAGGCCACACCTTCAGGGAGTGATCCCCCCAACTTCCCACAACCTGGCCTCCCCCCTGAGCAGCGGGCACTGCTGGGAAGTGGTGGAAGCCATACGAAGTGGCTGAAGCCCCCAGCAGAGAACAAGGCTGAG gAGAACCGCTATGTGGTCCGGTTAAGTGAGAGCAACCTGGTCATCTGA